A window of Halopelagius inordinatus genomic DNA:
CGACCGAGACAGAGGCCGACGACGCGACGGGGACCGAGGCGGGCGACCCCACCGAAACCGCGCCGGACGCGTCGCACTCGGTTGCGATGGAACCCGTCGGAACCGTCGAGTTCGACGGCGTCCCCGAAACGTGGGTCCCCTACACGGGAGATTACGCGGACATGGGCGTCGCACTCGGACGGGCCGACGGCCTCGCGGCTATCGGCGTCCGGGCCCGGTTCGGGTCGCACCTGTACGAGGAACTGCCCGGCGTCGCAGTCGAGAAAGACGACCTCACGCAGTTGTGGCAGGACGGCACCGGCAAAGAGGTGTACTACGAACTCGACGCCGACGTCCACGTCACCGACCCGAACTTCGTGGAGAACCGCCTCGGTTGGAGTCGAGCGGACGTCGAGGAAGTCGGAGCGAACGTCGGGCCGTTCTTCGGAAACACGGTGTTCTCGCGGGCCTACGACTGGCACGACTACCGCTACTACACGCTGTACGAGGCGTTCGAGAAGGTCGCAGAGATGTTTCAGGAACGGGAGCGTTACGAGGCGTTTTCGGACCTTCACGACGAAGTTCTCGACGACGTCGAGTCGCGTCTCCCGAGCGAGACGCCCGATATCGCGGTTCTCTACCCCGCCGACGTTCCGCCTGAGTCGTTCTATCCGTATCTCGTCGACGAGGGGACCCAGTCCAAACACTGGAACGACCTGAACGTCGGCGACGCTCTCGCCCGAAACGGCGTCACGGACGCGCAGGCGGGCGGCGGCACCATCGACTACGAGACCCTCTTGGAGATAGACCCCGACGCCGTCGCGATACGGCTCCAAGGCGAGATTACGCCGGAGTACTTCGAGGAGAACATCGTCTCGCACCTCAGAGACCACGACGTCGCGAGCGAACTCACGGCGGTACAGAACGGCCGCGTCGTCTACGGCGGCCTGACGTACCAAGGGCCGATACTCCATCTCTTCCAACTCGAACGAGCGGCACAGGGCCTCTATCCCGAGGAGTTCGGCGACGAGCGGTTGTTCGACAGAGAGCGCGTCGCGGGCATCGTAAACGGGGAGTTCTGACCGTGAGTTCCGAACCCACCTCCCGAGGAGAGGGCGCGTTCGACTACGACGTCGCCGTCGTCGGCGGCGGTCCCGCGGGATGCTCCGCGGCCGTCTTCACCGCCCGCTACGGGCTGGAGACGGCCGTGTTCGACCGCGGCCGGTCGTCGCTTCGGCGGTGCGCGTATCTGGAGAACTACCTCGGATTCCCGGCGGGCATCGACGTCGAGACGCTGTACGGGTTGTTGCACGACCACGCCGAGGAAGCGGGCTGTGAGGTGGTCTCCGACCTCGTCGAGTCCGTCGAGGTGACGGACGACCCGGAGGGGTTCGCCGTCGAAACCCAAGAGAGCGGCCGCGTCACCGCCCGACGCGTCGTCGCCGCCACGCGCTACGACGGCGAGTACATGCGCGGACTCGACGACGACGCGGAGATGTTCGTGACCCACGACCACGGCGGCGAGGAACACGAACACTTCGACAGGGAGTACTCCGAACGCGACGGAACCACGCCGGTCGACGGTCTCTACGTCGCGTCGCCCGCAGAGGAGGCGGACCACCAAGCGATACTGGCCGCGGGCCGCGGCGCGCGAGTCGGTCTAACGGTCGTCGCAGACGCTCGCCGGGGCGACGGCTACCCCGACGCGGTTGCGAGACACTACGACTGGGTGCGCCGGGAGGCCGAACTCGACGACGAGTGGCGTTCCCGGGACCGGTGGCGCGAGTGGTTCGACGACCGCCTCCCCGACGAAATCGACCGCGGAGCCGAGCGACTGGACGAACTCCGCGAACGGGAGATAGACCGCAGACTCGACGCGTACCTCTCGGAGGAGGAGCGAAACCGACGCACCGAACGCGGCCAGCGCCGACTGCTCGAACATCTCGACGACGAACTCGTCCTCGAAGCGGCGCGCGAAATCGAATCCGAGCGAGGGTCGACCGACTGAACGAGGAGGAGACGCGCATACGTTTTAGGGTCGCCTAAAAATCGGTGCAGTTATATCGTTTTAGGCTAGCCTAAAACCATGCCGAGAGAGAACGCGGTTCGCGAGTCTCAGTCGCGACGCGACTACGTCAAGTACGCTGGTGTGGTAGTCGGCGGCGGACTACTGGCGGGGTGTACCGGGGGCGCAGACGACAGTGGGAACCAGTCGCCGACCCGAACGACCGAATCGACGACCGGAGCAGAGTCGTACACCGTCTCGATGGAACCGGTCGGCGAGGTGACGTTCGACTCCGCGCCCGAACGGTGGGTGCCGTACGACGGCGGGTACGCCGACATGGGCGTCGCACTCGGACGGGCCGACGGATTGGCGGGTATCGGCGGCGCGGACCGCTACTACACCGACGTGTACGACGAACTACCGGGCGTGACCGTCGACCACGACCGAATCGAGGAGAACCCGGAGGTTCGAACGAAAGAACACTTCTACGAACTCGACGCCGACGTCCATCTGTACGACCCGAAGATGCTCGAACACTGGTTCGACTGGGGACAGTCCGACGTAGACGAGATAGCCGACAACGTCGCGCCGTTCGTCGGCAACCTCATCTTCCGGCGGTCCGACGAGTGGCACGACTACCGCTACTACACGCTGTACGAGGCGTTCGAGAAGATGGCCGAGGTGTTCGACGAACGGGACCGCTACGAGGCGTTCGCGGACCTTCACGACGAGTTCGTCGCGGACATCCAGCGTCGACTGCCGCCGGAGGACCAGCGACCGAACGTGTTTCTCACCTTCGAGGGGACGGACGAACCGGAGACGTTCTCGCCGTACCGCCTCCACGACGAGGGGACGAGCAAGAAACAGTGGCGCGACTTGGGCGTTCACGACGCCCTCTCTGGGACCGACATCGAGAACCTCAGCACCGCGAACCGCGGCGAACTCGACTACGAGACGCTCCTCGAAGTCGACCCCGAGGTGATTCTCGTCCGCGGACACGAGCGAAAGTCCGCCGCCGAGTTCCGCGAGACGGTTCTCGGCTACATGCGTGACCACCCCGTCGGCAGCGAACTCGCCGCCGTACGGAACGGGCGCGTCTACCGCGGCGGCTATCTCCACCAGGGACCCATCCACAACCTGTTTTTGACCGAACGCGCGGCACAGCAGATGTTCCCCGATATCTTCGGAGACGTGACCGGCGACGAACGACTGTTCGACCGACAGCGAGTCGCCGACATCGTCGCCGGAGAGTTCTGATTCGGTGACCGGCGAGGGGTCGCCGCACCGGCGGTAACATCCCCGAAAAGGGTCTTTGCGTCGGTCCGAGAATTTAGTTCAGACATAGATACATTCGGTATCGTCGCATGCGATTTACCCGCGGGTGAGTATCCGTCGCGCGGTTGGGTAAACCCTATCACCGGGGACCGCAACCAGTGGCGTATGGACGAGAAGCGGGAACTACTCGACCTGTTGCTTCGCAACGCTCGCGAGAGCGTCGACGACCTCGCGCGACAGACCGGTCTCGAAGCGGCGGAGGTCGAAGCACTCGTCGAGGAGTTAGAAGACGAGGGCGTCATCCGGGGCTATCAGGCCATCGTCGATTGGGACCGAGTCGACGAGGAGTACGTGCAAGCTGAGGTGGAACTGAACGTCGAACTCGACCGAGAGACGGGGTACGAGGAGATCGCCCGTCGAATCGGCAAGTTCCCCGAAGTGGCGTCGCTCCGTCTGGTCTCCGGCAACTACGACTTTGCGGTCGACGTGGTCGGCGACTCGATGCAGGACGTCTCTAACTTCGTCTCCGAGCAGATTGCGCCCGTCCCGGAGGTCACCCAGACGGTGACGCACTTCGTCATGGAGACGTACAAAGAACGGGGCGTCGAACTCGGCGACGGCGACGAAGACGACCGATTGACGTTCTCGCCATGACGGACCGCATCGCCGCGCGGGTTCGGGAGACGCCACCGTCGGGTATCCGCCGCTTTTTCGAGTTGGCCGAGGAGATGGACGACGTCATCTCGTTGGGCGTCGGCGAACCGGACTTTTCGGCCCCGTGGGCCGCCCGAACCGCCGCCATCGACTCGCTGGAACGCGGTCGGACCTCGTACACCGCCAACCGAGGGATGCGCGAACTCCGCGAGGCCATCGCCGACCGTGTGACGAGGTACGACCTCGAATACGACCCGGACGAGGAGATACTCGTCACCGCGGGCGCGAGCGAAGCCGTGGACTTGGCGATGCGCGCGTTGGTGGACCCCGGCGACACCGTCGCCGTCCCCCAACCGTCGTACATCTCGTACGTCCCGACGGTCACGTTCGCCGGCGGCGACGCTCTCCCCGTTCAGACCTCGGTGGAGAACGACTTCGCTCTCACGCCCGCGGACTTGGAACGGGCGGGGGCGGAAGACGCCGACGTGTTGGTCCTCTGTTACCCGAACAACCCGACCGGTGCGGTGATGAACGAACGGCAACTCCGAGACGTCGCGGCGTTCGCTCGCGAACACGACCTGTTCGTGCTCTCAGACGAGATTTACGCCGCCCTCCGCTACGAGGACGACCACGTCTCCATCGCGACGTTTCCGGAGATGAGAGAGCGAACCGTGGTGTTCAACGGGTTCTCGAAGGCGTACGCCATGACCGGCCTGCGTCTGGGGTACGCACTCGGACCGGCGGACGTCGTCGGCGCGATGAACCGCATCCACCAGTACACGATGCTCTCGGCGCCGACGACGGCGCAGTACGCCGCCCTCGAAGCCCTCGACTCCTGTGAGGACGACGTAGAGGAGATGCGCCGCGCCTACGACAGACGGAGACGGTACGTCATCTCGCGGTTCAACGACATCGGGATGGACTGCTTCGAGGCGAAAGGCGCGTTCTACGTCTTCCCCGAGTGTCCGCCCGGGTGGGAGGACGACGAGGTGTTCGCCGAGGAACTCCTCCACGCTCAGAACGTCGCTCTCGTCCCCGGAAGCGCGTTCGGTGACGGCGGGAGCGGACATCTCCGCGTCTCCTACGCCACCGGGATGTCGGAACTGAAAGAAGCACTCTCGCGAATCGAGACGTTCGTCGAGAACGCCGGCGAGCGGTAAACCGCCGTTTGCGATATCGATTCGGCCGCCGTTCGAACGTCACTCGTTTTCGCCCGCCTTCGAGAACGGGTCGAGAAACGACCGACGAGTAGCGACCGACTCTTCGACCTGCGTCCAGACGAGAACCGCACCGACCACCGCGAGGGCGGACCCGAAGGCGAAGGGGACGGCGAAGCCGAACGCGACGAGAAAGCCCGAGGCCAACGGACCGAGAGCGACGCCGAAGCCGAAGGCCATCGTCAACACAGACAGCGTGCTCCCCGACTGCCCCGCGGGCGCGAGGTCACCCGCGAGAGCGAGTGCCGGCGCGAACACCATCGCCCCGGCGATACCCTGTGCGAACCGGGCTCCGAACATCAGCCACGAGTCGAGGACGAACCCCTGGACGAACGTCGTCGGGACGAGAAGCACCATCCCGAGGACGATGAACGGCTTGCGACCGAAGAAGTCCGTCGCCCGCCCGATGGGCGCTTGCAGGAAAATCTGCGCGAGGACGAACGCCGCAAACTGGAGGCCGAACATCGTCGCGTCCTGGGCGAGACGTTCGTTGACTATCTCGCCGAGAGTCGCGAACAGCGCGATACCGACGGCCATGAAGAAACTCGCGAGTCCGAGCGTGAACACGGGGTCGAGGACGTGCCCGGACGACCGGTCGCGAACCGAGAGGCTCCCGAGAAGCGCGTCGCCCGCGTCGGCTTCGGGAACCTCGGGGTCACGGACGAACGCCGAGACGAGGCCGAAACTGAGGGTGGCGGTCAACGTCGCGATGTAGAAGGCGGCGTCGAAGCCGTTGATACGCAGCGCGACCGTCCCGACGTCGAACGCGAAGGGACCGCTGGCGACGACGGCGCCCGCGGCGATGGGGCCGACGCCGAACCCGAGGAGCCGAAAGGTGTTGTACGTCCCCATGTTCCCCCCGCGATTCGACTCGGAAGCCAGGTCGTTGACGAGGGCGACGGTGGTCGGGATGATCAACGCGCCCGCGATACCCTGAACGACGCGAAGTCCGAGCAGGTGCCAGTACGTAGAGGCGAACGAGTACGAGAAACTGGCGACGCCGATGAGGACCAGTCCGACGAGGACGAACACCTTCCGACGGCGGGCGCGGTCGGAGAGTCGGCCGGTGAACGGCTGTAACGGGCTGTTGACCAAGCCGAAAAGCGAGAGGATGATGCCCGTCACCGCCACCTCCGTCAACCCGAACGTCGCTCCGGTGATGTACTGGCTTCCGATGAAAAGCGGGAGGACGACGACGAGAAACGAGTTGCCGACGGACTCGGTCATCCGCGCCACCGCGAGTGCGAGCACCTGCGGGTCGACGCCGAAGCGGTCCGCCATCAGCCGTAACTCACCCGTGAGAGGACCATTAATCACGCGACGGACGCGCCGTCCAATACAGTTGCGAAACCCCGCGTCCGTTGCGGACTCTCGGCGGAGAGACCCGAGCGTGGGCGTCCCCGGAGACCACCCGCGTCCCGGTTCCGAACGGGGTGAGGTCCGCCTCCGACGGTGAACTCATCAGATACACAAAGTATTATTTAACGCGGTGTCGTGTCTCAAACAGAATGGTTCAGGGAGGCGAAACGGGCCCCGCGGGCTCCGACGGCGCGACGGATTTCGCGCGCGCACTCAACGAACTCAAGGGACGCGGGAGCACGTTGCTCGTCGTCGGGTCCGTGCCCGAGGAGATGTACGCGAGGATATCCGCGAAGATGCTCGGAGACGGCGACGCGTCGAACCGCCGCCGTCTCGTCGTGACTCCAGCGGGCGCCTCCCGCAGAGACACGAGATTGGAGGGCGTCTCCCGTCGGACGCCCGAGTGGGCGCGCATCGTCGAATACGAGACGCGCGCTCGAAGTCCCGCGGCGGCCGTAGAAAGCGGAACGTCCGCCGTCTCGTCGCCCGCCTCCCCGACGAACGGCGACGGAACCGCGGACGCGGGCGTTCGCGACCCCCTCGCGAACGTCGTCGACGGGGAGATAACCGAACTCGGCGTGGAGATAGCAAAGACGATAGCGCAGTTCGACGGTATCGCCTCGGGTCTCGCCCCGGCGGAACTCCGCGTGGCGTTCGACTGTCTCCCCTCGTTGCTCTCGGAGTACGACCGCCGGACGGTGTTTCGGTTCCTCCACGTCCTCGGAAACAACGTTCGGTCGGTCGGCGGGATGGGCCACTTTTGGCTCCCGCAAGACCGAGAGACGGAGGTAGTGCGACTCTTCGAACCGCTGTTCGACGCCACGGTCGAACTCCGACTCGACGGCCACGAACTCGCACAACGGTGGCATTTCCGCGACGCGGAGATATCCTCTGAGTGGCTCTCGGTCGGGTGAGCGTCGTCCCGGCGGGCGTTCACCCATACGCTTTTAGTCGAGAACGAAGACTGGTGAGATAATGGACCAGTTCGGCGGTCGGACCGAGACGGGGGCGTCGAACGAGCACCTCCAACTCTCGTTTCGGACGACCGACGAGGGGACTGGACTCCTCGCGGCGGACCCGATAGAGCGACACCAGTTTCGGCTCTCGACGCCGAATCCCGTCTCGCCGACCGCTTCCGACCCCTCGGAGTTTTCGTTTCCCGCCGACGCCGCCGTCCGTATCCGAACCGATAGAATCGACCTGCAGACGGTCGTTTCCGTCTGCGTCAGAGACGACGCCGGAGAGATGCTGGCCCGGACCGAACACTTCGCCGAGGAGTCGTTCGGCCCGGGGACGTACAGCGTCGAACTGTTCGCGCCGATAAAGCTGTATCTGCGGGTCACCGGGCCGTTCTCCGTCTCCTCTGACGCCGACCGGACGACCATCGACTTCGGCGAGGAGACGGCGGTTCTCGTCGGCGGCCGGTCGAACCACGAGCGACCGGCGGCGACGATTACGACGCCCGACGACCCGCGGGCGGTGATGGACGCGATGTCGTATCTCGGCTCCGCGCTCAAAACGACCACCGTAGAGCGGTCGTACCCCACGCTCCGGGGACACCCGCCGCTTATCGAACGCGGCGACCGTTTCGAGGTTCCGGACGGACTGGAAGCGCCCGACACCGGCGTGACCGTGGAACTCCCCGCCGAGTACAGCTATCTCTACGTCGCAGCGCCGTTGGTGTACTATCTCGGTGCGACGGTGAAGGAGGGCCAGACGCCGCGAATCGTCACGGACGAGGGGTTCGTCTACGACCTCGACACCCCCGCGGGATTCGAAGTCGAGGTCGAACGAGTGCTGAAACGGGCGTTCTTCCTCGACTGCCTGACGCGGACGGAGGGGTACTACGAGGTGGACCTCCACGAACGCCGGGCCGTCGAGGACGAACTCGACGTGGAGTTCGCCGAGTTGTACGACCGGTCGCTCCCCGCGCAGTTGGAGACGTATCTCGGCGTCTCCCACGGCGTCGTCGCGGACCACGTCCCCGAGTGGAAGTTGACGGCTCACATCGCCCCGACCGCCGAAAACGTCGAAGTCGTCCCGTTCGCGGCCAACGACCTCGCGGTAGTCCGGACGCCGCGTTCGACCCCGACGACGAGTCCGGCGGCGCAGGCGTCGGCGGTCGACGAGTTCCTGCGCACTGCCGGACCCACCGGCGGACGAGCGAGTCCGGTCGGCGACTTCACTCGGAGCGCGACTCCCCCCGGTGCCGCGCCCGACAGAGAGTACGTCCGGCCCGAACGGACCGACTCCATAGAGCAGGCGTGGATAGGCGAGGGGACGCCCGTCGGGGCGAGCAAGGCGTCGCTGCAGGCGTACCGAAACCGCCTCGACCGCGAACCGAACGAGGGCGACATCGGCATCACCGTCGTCTGCAACGACCCGAAGATGGCCGAGGAACGCGACGTCGTCGAAGGCGTCTACGGCTCTCGCGAGGAACTCCCGTTCGACGTGCGGATGCACTACGACCTGTCGGTGGCGGAACTCCGCGACGTACTCGCGGCCGACACGGAGTTTCTCCACTACATCGGCCACATCGACGACGGCGGGTTCCAGTGTGCCGACGGCGCGTTAGACGTCTCCGCGGTGGACGACGTCGGCACCGACGCGTTCCTCCTCAACGCCTGTCAGTCGTACGAACAGGGTACCCACCTCGTCGACGCGGGCGCGATAGCGGGCATCGTGACGCTCAACGACGTGGTGAACGGCGGAGCGGTGAAGATCGGACAGAACCTCTGTCGACTGCTCAACTCCGGCTTTCCGGTCCGGAGCGCGCTCGAAATCGCGCGAGACGATAGCGTGATCGGAAACGACTACATCGTCGTCGGCGACGGCAGTTTTTCCGTGACGCAAGTTCAGGCCGCGTTCCCCAACTCCTGTACGATCACGCGGCGCGCAGAGAACAGAGTCGCCGTTGACTATCGAATATATCCCGGTTCGGCCAACGGGATGGGAGCACTCGTCAAACCGTTTCTGCCGGGGAACGAACAGCACTACATCGCGTCCGGGAGCGTCGACGTGTTCGAGTTGACGGAGTCGGAACTGGCCGAGTTCCTCTCTTTAGAGAACGTGCCGATTATCTCTGACGGAGGTCTGCGGTGGAGTTCGACCACCTCGGTCGAGGATATCTGATCAGGGGCCGTAGATACCGGTGTGGTTCCCCGCCGCCACCGCGCCCGCCTGCGACAGCAAGACGAGAGCGGAGAACAGGACGCCCATCATGCGCGGGTGTTCGGAGAGGTACTGTGCGACCGCATTGTTGTCGTCTTCGGACATCACAAATATAACAACACTCGCCGATGAAATAAATATTTCCGAGTATATCTGATACGTAGACAGATCAATTAATTCGCCCTACAGGTTAACAAAACTATAAATTCTACCGACAGGTATCCTACGGAGACGTAACGCCGCGAGAGACGGTGTGCGAACGTATCCGTCGATAGCGCGTGTGACGAGTCGGTGAGAACGGAGAGACGCCGCGACCTACGTTTCGTCGAACTCTTCGAACTCCACGTCGGCCCCGAGATCGCGATAGACGGCCTCGATGTCGTCGTCGTCGTCGAGATTCTGGAGCGTCTCGTCGAGTTCGGCTCTGAGTTCTTCGAGGCGTCCGTCGAGTTCGGTGTACTCCTCGCTGCTTTCGAGCGACGTCGCGTCTTTCTCCGATTCGAGAAGCGCCTTCTTCGAGGCGAGCGAGAACAGTTCCTTCACGCCGTCGTCGTAGGAGTTGCGCAAGAGGAGATTCGATACCGTCTCTTCCAGTGAATCCTTCGAGACGGGCTTTACGAGGTAGTCGTCGAAGCCCATGGCGACGATGTCGAAGTCCGGTTCGACTGCGGTCACCATCGCCACGCGGCACTCGAAGCCGCGATTCCGAATCTCGGTCAACGCTTCGTCGCCCGAGAGATCGGGCATCCGACGGTCCAAGAGCACCACATCTACGGCTTCGTCGAGTGCCTCGAGCGCCTCGCGGCCGCCGTAGGCGACGCGGACTCGATACTCGTCCTTGAGCCATGTTGCGTACAGGTCGGCGAGGTCCGGCTCATCTTCGACGATGAGCACGAGCGGCTGGTCAGCACTCATATGTATGTTTGTGGTGTTCCGAGAACACTCACGTCACGGAATGTTTCGCGGGGGCATATGAATATACCCCTTAGT
This region includes:
- a CDS encoding ABC transporter substrate-binding protein, coding for MERGSPEDETPTRREYVRYAGAVAGGGLLAGCTGGSGSESTPNATETEADDATGTEAGDPTETAPDASHSVAMEPVGTVEFDGVPETWVPYTGDYADMGVALGRADGLAAIGVRARFGSHLYEELPGVAVEKDDLTQLWQDGTGKEVYYELDADVHVTDPNFVENRLGWSRADVEEVGANVGPFFGNTVFSRAYDWHDYRYYTLYEAFEKVAEMFQERERYEAFSDLHDEVLDDVESRLPSETPDIAVLYPADVPPESFYPYLVDEGTQSKHWNDLNVGDALARNGVTDAQAGGGTIDYETLLEIDPDAVAIRLQGEITPEYFEENIVSHLRDHDVASELTAVQNGRVVYGGLTYQGPILHLFQLERAAQGLYPEEFGDERLFDRERVAGIVNGEF
- a CDS encoding NAD(P)/FAD-dependent oxidoreductase, producing the protein MSSEPTSRGEGAFDYDVAVVGGGPAGCSAAVFTARYGLETAVFDRGRSSLRRCAYLENYLGFPAGIDVETLYGLLHDHAEEAGCEVVSDLVESVEVTDDPEGFAVETQESGRVTARRVVAATRYDGEYMRGLDDDAEMFVTHDHGGEEHEHFDREYSERDGTTPVDGLYVASPAEEADHQAILAAGRGARVGLTVVADARRGDGYPDAVARHYDWVRREAELDDEWRSRDRWREWFDDRLPDEIDRGAERLDELREREIDRRLDAYLSEEERNRRTERGQRRLLEHLDDELVLEAAREIESERGSTD
- a CDS encoding ABC transporter substrate-binding protein — its product is MPRENAVRESQSRRDYVKYAGVVVGGGLLAGCTGGADDSGNQSPTRTTESTTGAESYTVSMEPVGEVTFDSAPERWVPYDGGYADMGVALGRADGLAGIGGADRYYTDVYDELPGVTVDHDRIEENPEVRTKEHFYELDADVHLYDPKMLEHWFDWGQSDVDEIADNVAPFVGNLIFRRSDEWHDYRYYTLYEAFEKMAEVFDERDRYEAFADLHDEFVADIQRRLPPEDQRPNVFLTFEGTDEPETFSPYRLHDEGTSKKQWRDLGVHDALSGTDIENLSTANRGELDYETLLEVDPEVILVRGHERKSAAEFRETVLGYMRDHPVGSELAAVRNGRVYRGGYLHQGPIHNLFLTERAAQQMFPDIFGDVTGDERLFDRQRVADIVAGEF
- a CDS encoding Lrp/AsnC family transcriptional regulator, producing MDEKRELLDLLLRNARESVDDLARQTGLEAAEVEALVEELEDEGVIRGYQAIVDWDRVDEEYVQAEVELNVELDRETGYEEIARRIGKFPEVASLRLVSGNYDFAVDVVGDSMQDVSNFVSEQIAPVPEVTQTVTHFVMETYKERGVELGDGDEDDRLTFSP
- a CDS encoding pyridoxal phosphate-dependent aminotransferase, which produces MTDRIAARVRETPPSGIRRFFELAEEMDDVISLGVGEPDFSAPWAARTAAIDSLERGRTSYTANRGMRELREAIADRVTRYDLEYDPDEEILVTAGASEAVDLAMRALVDPGDTVAVPQPSYISYVPTVTFAGGDALPVQTSVENDFALTPADLERAGAEDADVLVLCYPNNPTGAVMNERQLRDVAAFAREHDLFVLSDEIYAALRYEDDHVSIATFPEMRERTVVFNGFSKAYAMTGLRLGYALGPADVVGAMNRIHQYTMLSAPTTAQYAALEALDSCEDDVEEMRRAYDRRRRYVISRFNDIGMDCFEAKGAFYVFPECPPGWEDDEVFAEELLHAQNVALVPGSAFGDGGSGHLRVSYATGMSELKEALSRIETFVENAGER
- a CDS encoding MFS transporter, which gives rise to MADRFGVDPQVLALAVARMTESVGNSFLVVVLPLFIGSQYITGATFGLTEVAVTGIILSLFGLVNSPLQPFTGRLSDRARRRKVFVLVGLVLIGVASFSYSFASTYWHLLGLRVVQGIAGALIIPTTVALVNDLASESNRGGNMGTYNTFRLLGFGVGPIAAGAVVASGPFAFDVGTVALRINGFDAAFYIATLTATLSFGLVSAFVRDPEVPEADAGDALLGSLSVRDRSSGHVLDPVFTLGLASFFMAVGIALFATLGEIVNERLAQDATMFGLQFAAFVLAQIFLQAPIGRATDFFGRKPFIVLGMVLLVPTTFVQGFVLDSWLMFGARFAQGIAGAMVFAPALALAGDLAPAGQSGSTLSVLTMAFGFGVALGPLASGFLVAFGFAVPFAFGSALAVVGAVLVWTQVEESVATRRSFLDPFSKAGENE
- a CDS encoding DUF7504 family protein; the encoded protein is MVQGGETGPAGSDGATDFARALNELKGRGSTLLVVGSVPEEMYARISAKMLGDGDASNRRRLVVTPAGASRRDTRLEGVSRRTPEWARIVEYETRARSPAAAVESGTSAVSSPASPTNGDGTADAGVRDPLANVVDGEITELGVEIAKTIAQFDGIASGLAPAELRVAFDCLPSLLSEYDRRTVFRFLHVLGNNVRSVGGMGHFWLPQDRETEVVRLFEPLFDATVELRLDGHELAQRWHFRDAEISSEWLSVG
- a CDS encoding caspase family protein — its product is MDQFGGRTETGASNEHLQLSFRTTDEGTGLLAADPIERHQFRLSTPNPVSPTASDPSEFSFPADAAVRIRTDRIDLQTVVSVCVRDDAGEMLARTEHFAEESFGPGTYSVELFAPIKLYLRVTGPFSVSSDADRTTIDFGEETAVLVGGRSNHERPAATITTPDDPRAVMDAMSYLGSALKTTTVERSYPTLRGHPPLIERGDRFEVPDGLEAPDTGVTVELPAEYSYLYVAAPLVYYLGATVKEGQTPRIVTDEGFVYDLDTPAGFEVEVERVLKRAFFLDCLTRTEGYYEVDLHERRAVEDELDVEFAELYDRSLPAQLETYLGVSHGVVADHVPEWKLTAHIAPTAENVEVVPFAANDLAVVRTPRSTPTTSPAAQASAVDEFLRTAGPTGGRASPVGDFTRSATPPGAAPDREYVRPERTDSIEQAWIGEGTPVGASKASLQAYRNRLDREPNEGDIGITVVCNDPKMAEERDVVEGVYGSREELPFDVRMHYDLSVAELRDVLAADTEFLHYIGHIDDGGFQCADGALDVSAVDDVGTDAFLLNACQSYEQGTHLVDAGAIAGIVTLNDVVNGGAVKIGQNLCRLLNSGFPVRSALEIARDDSVIGNDYIVVGDGSFSVTQVQAAFPNSCTITRRAENRVAVDYRIYPGSANGMGALVKPFLPGNEQHYIASGSVDVFELTESELAEFLSLENVPIISDGGLRWSSTTSVEDI
- a CDS encoding DUF7503 family protein, encoding MSEDDNNAVAQYLSEHPRMMGVLFSALVLLSQAGAVAAGNHTGIYGP
- a CDS encoding HalX domain-containing protein, with protein sequence MSADQPLVLIVEDEPDLADLYATWLKDEYRVRVAYGGREALEALDEAVDVVLLDRRMPDLSGDEALTEIRNRGFECRVAMVTAVEPDFDIVAMGFDDYLVKPVSKDSLEETVSNLLLRNSYDDGVKELFSLASKKALLESEKDATSLESSEEYTELDGRLEELRAELDETLQNLDDDDDIEAVYRDLGADVEFEEFDET